The sequence CGATGTCCTCGGTGCGGCAGGCCGCGTCGCGGATGCGGTCGAGGCCGATGCGGACGATGGCGATGGCCGCCTGGAGTTCCTCGGTAAGGCTGAGCTTCGGATTGCGGTCCACTGAAGTCCTTCCTGAGTGGGTTCGGGATATCTAGCGGGTTTGGGCGACTGGCCGGTCAGGTCAGGCCGTGCTCGTGCTGGTTGAGGTGGTCCAGGGCTCGCTGGAGAAGGGGGCGGTGCGCGGTGTAAAGGGTGCGTCCGGTGGCAGTGATCGCGGCGTCCAGCTGGTCGAGGGTGCCGAACTCCCACCAGTTGGCGTCGAGGGCGTCGTCGGCGGCGATGGCGGTCACCGTGGCGGGCAGCAGGTAGAGGGCAGAAGTGCTCGCCACCCAGGCGTGATCGCTGTTGCGCCAGTCGTCCACGAGGTCCTGGCCGAGGATGACGGGGCGGTGGTCGGAGAGGTCGACGCCGGTCTCCTCGCGGAGCTCGCGGACGAGGGCCGCCGGGGCGGTCTCGCCGGGGTCGACCATGCCGCCGGGGATCGCCTCGACGTGGATGTCGTCCCGGGTGATCAGCAGGACCCTGCGGTCCTGGCCGGTGCCTGCGACGACGATCGGGTCGGCTGCGGCGTTCTCGCCCCACTTGCCGAGGTTCCGGCCGACCCGGCCGGTGCGGCCCTGCGGGTGCATCGGCCATCCCCGCTCGTCGAACTCGAAGCGCACCAGGGCGTCGG is a genomic window of Streptomyces virginiae containing:
- a CDS encoding NUDIX domain-containing protein, with the translated sequence MSEYTPTDITPPELRPSVLAHQVPAWAEAARTPADVHDWPQRQADALVRFEFDERGWPMHPQGRTGRVGRNLGKWGENAAADPIVVAGTGQDRRVLLITRDDIHVEAIPGGMVDPGETAPAALVRELREETGVDLSDHRPVILGQDLVDDWRNSDHAWVASTSALYLLPATVTAIAADDALDANWWEFGTLDQLDAAITATGRTLYTAHRPLLQRALDHLNQHEHGLT